One Cucurbita pepo subsp. pepo cultivar mu-cu-16 chromosome LG07, ASM280686v2, whole genome shotgun sequence genomic region harbors:
- the LOC111799172 gene encoding pentatricopeptide repeat-containing protein At4g21065-like has protein sequence MASLPSVTFTAPLNLDSDVRKRHSTSLLLKDKSASVPNQKNQSLIQLNVDAEPKFVDFREALSLLKEGTTVKTSYYVPLLQECIDRKLAAEAEIIHGHIVKTGTHEDLFVMTNLVNVYAKCGVMEHARKVFDNLPRRNVVAWTTLVTGYVQNSQPLVALKVFIEMLQAGAYPTNFTLGIVLNACSSLQSIELGKQVHAYIIKYHLDFDTSIGNSLSSFYSKFGCLELAIRAFQKIKEKNVISWTSVVSACGDNGQATRSLSFFTEMLSEGVEPNEYTFASVLSTCCVMQTWSLGAQIHSLSIKLGYGSSIPINSSVMYLYLKCGWLIEAQKLFEGMETLNLITWNSMIAGHAKMMDAAEDDLAAHKSGSTALNMFQRLYHSGIKPDLFTFSSVLSVCSRLVALEQGEQVHAQIIKSGVLADVVVGTALVSMYNKCGSIDKASKAFLEMPSRTLISWTSMITGLAQHGLSQQALRVFEDMRLAGVEPNKITFVGVLSACSHGGLVDEALYYFEVMQKQYKIEPVMDHFACMIDMYMRLGLVEEAFDVVKKMNFEPNEVIWSMIIAGCRSHGNPELGFYAAEQLLKLRPKDTETYVSLLNMYISAGRWKDVSKVRKLMTEEKLGKLKDWSWISIKEKVYSFKPNDKSHYQTAEMYKLLETLLDEVKPLGYEPVQYMELTEEEKGEETALSSSIYHSEKLAVAFGLLNLPTATLIRVVKSITMCRDCHNFIRFISLLTGREIVIRDRKQLHKFSNGYCSCRGFGDLL, from the exons aTGGCTTCCTTGCCTTCTGTTACCTTCACTGCTCCTCTCAACCTCGATTCCGACGTAAGAAAGCGACATTCTACCAGCCTTCTCCTCAAGGATAAG AGTGCTAGCGTGccgaatcagaaaaatcagTCGCTAATCCAACTGAATGTTGATGCGGAGCCGAAGTTTGTAGACTTCCGTGAAGCGCTGTCTCTCTTGAAAGAAGGTACGACGGTCAAAACTTCTTACTATGTTCCGTTGTTGCAAGAATGCATAGACAGAAAATTAGCAGCAGAAGCGGAAATTATCCATGGTCATATCGTAAAAACTGGAACTCATGAAGACCTATTTGTAATGACCAATCTTGTTAATGTTTATGCGAAATGTGGAGTCATGGAACATGCTCGCAAAGTGTTTGATAATTTGCCTCGAAGAAATGTCGTTGCCTGGACTACTCTAGTGACTGGTTATGTTCAGAATTCGCAGCCTCTGGTTGCTCTTAAAGTATTCATCGAAATGTTGCAGGCTGGAGCTTATCCTACAAATTTTACACTCGGAATAGTGTTGAATGCTTGTTCTTCCTTGCAATCTATCGAATTGGGGAAGCAAGTTCATGCATATATCATCAAGTATCACTTAGATTTTGATACTAGTATTGGCAACTCTCTTTCAAGCTTCTATTCTAAATTTGGGTGCTTGGAACTCGCTATCAGGGCCTTCCagaaaattaaggaaaagaaTGTCATTTCATGGACTTCAGTTGTATCTGCCTGTGGTGATAATGGTCAAGCAACTCGGAGTTTAAGTTTCTTTACCGAGATGCTCTCGGAAGGCGTGGAACCGAACGAGTATACTTTCGCCAGTGTCTTGAGCACTTGCTGTGTGATGCAAACGTGGAGTCTAGGAGCACAGATTCATTCACTAAGCATTAAGCTTGGTTATGGTTCAAGCATACCTATAAACAGTTCTGTCATGTACTTATACCTGAAATGTGGATGGCTTATTGAGGCTCAGAAATTGTTCGAAGGTATGGAGACCCTCAATTTGATTACATGGAATTCAATGATTGCAGGGCATGCAAAAATGATGGATGCTGCTGAAGATGATCTTGCAGCTCACAAGAGTGGATCCACAGCACTTAATATGTTTCAGAGATTATATCACTCGGGTATCAAACCTGATCTGTTCACTTTCTCCAGTGTTTTAAGTGTTTGTAGTAGACTAGTAGCGTTAGAACAAGGGGAACAAGTTCATGCTCAGATCATTAAGAGTGGTGTTTTGGCAGATGTTGTTGTGGGAACTGCATTGGTTAGTATGTATAACAAATGTGGAAGTATTGATAAGGCGAGTAAAGCTTTCTTGGAGATGCCTTCAAGAACTTTGATATCATGGACTTCGATGATTACGGGACTCGCACAACACGGTTTGTCTCAGCAAGCACTTCGGGTCTTCGAAGATATGAGACTGGCTGGAGTTGAACCAAACAAGATCACTTTTGTGGGTGTTCTATCAGCTTGTAGCCATGGTGGTTTGGTGGATGAAGCACTGTATTACTTTGAAGTAATGCAGAAGCAGTACAAGATTGAGCCTGTAATGGACCATTTTGCATGCATGATTGACATGTATATGAGGTTGGGTCTGGTGGAAGAAGCTTTTGATGTAGTCAAGAAGATGAACTTTGAGCCTAATGAAGTTATATGGTCCATGATAATTGCAGGATGTCGAAGTCACGGGAACCCCGAATTGGGGTTTTACGCTGCCGAGCAGTTACTCAAACTCAGGCCGAAAGACACTGAGACCTACGTCTCTCTGCTAAATATGTACATCTCTGCAGGGAGATGGAAGGATGTTTCCAAAGTGAGGAAATTAATGACAGAAGAAAAGCTTGGAAAGTTGAAGGACTGGAGCTGGATTAGCATCAAAGAAAAAGTTTATTCATTTAAACCCAATGACAAATCACACTATCAAACAGCAGAGATGTACAAGCTGTTGGAGACTTTACTCGACGAAGTAAAACCTCTTGGTTACGAGCCAGTTCAATATATGGAGCTAACCGAAGAGGAGAAAGGCGAGGAAACGGCGCTCTCCTCCAGCATTTATCACAGCGAAAAGTTAGCTGTTGCTTTTGGTTTGTTAAACTTGCCAACAGCTACCCTGATTCGGGTTGTCAAGAGCATCACCATGTGTAGGGATTGCCATAATTTTATCCGATTCATTTCATTATTGACAGGAAGGGAAATCGTCATCCGAGATAGGAAGCAGCTTCACAAGTTTTCGAATGGATACTGTTCTTGTAGAGGTTTCGGAGATCTTCTGTAA